A region of Streptomyces deccanensis DNA encodes the following proteins:
- the yicI gene encoding alpha-xylosidase, whose product MKFTDGYWLLREGVTAAHPAEVLDVTATDGGALELHAPTQPVRHRGDLLKGPVVTISAHAPMPDVIGVTFTHFEGEQPRGPRFELTTEEFTPHISSDDEHATLTAGELSVRIARGGPWQVDFLAHGRTLTSSGPKSMGIMREASGAHHLREQLNLGVGTSVYGLGERFGPLVKNGQVVDIWNADGGTATEQAYKNVPFYLTDAGYGVFVDHPGKVSFEVASEVVSRVQFSAETQQLTYYVIYGPTPKDILRKYTALTGRPALPPAWSFGLWLSTSFTTSYDEETVTSFIEGMRERRLPLSVFHFDCFWMREFQWCDFAWDTRVFPDPEGMLARLKRRGLRISVWINPYIAQRSPLFAEGKALGHLLRRPDGSVWQWDLWQPGMALVDFTNPAAREWYASKLEALLAQGVDCFKTDFGERVPLDVVWSDGSDPERMHNYYTQLYNRTVFDVLRKHRGEGEAVLFARSATVGGQRFPVHWGGDCESTYESMAESLRGGLSLGLSGFGYWSHDIGGFEGTPSPALFKRWIAFGLLSSHSRLHGSSSYRVPWLFDDESVDVLREFTQLKLSLMPYLHEAARTAHTEGVPMMRAMVLEFPDDPGCAHLERQYMLGPDLLVAPVFSDEGDVTYYVPKGTWTRFPDGGTVTGPRWVRERHDFLSVPLLVRPGAVVPVGATVDRPDYDHADGVTLRAYGLDHGDRVTVPVGGVTFTVVREGNVLRASCADPRAPWGLAAHGREVRAEAGTGFLTMDLDGESAPPGTRTR is encoded by the coding sequence ATGAAGTTCACCGACGGCTACTGGTTGCTCCGCGAGGGAGTCACCGCCGCGCATCCGGCCGAGGTCCTCGACGTCACCGCCACGGACGGCGGCGCCCTGGAGCTGCACGCCCCGACCCAGCCCGTCCGCCACCGCGGCGACCTGCTGAAGGGACCGGTCGTGACGATCAGCGCCCACGCCCCGATGCCCGACGTCATCGGTGTCACGTTCACCCACTTCGAGGGCGAACAGCCACGCGGCCCCCGATTCGAGCTGACCACCGAGGAGTTCACCCCGCACATCTCCTCCGACGACGAGCACGCCACCCTCACCGCCGGAGAGCTGTCGGTCCGGATCGCGCGCGGCGGCCCCTGGCAGGTCGACTTCCTCGCCCACGGCCGCACGCTCACCTCCAGCGGCCCCAAGTCGATGGGCATCATGCGCGAGGCGTCCGGCGCCCACCACCTCCGCGAACAGCTCAACCTGGGCGTCGGCACCTCCGTCTACGGCCTCGGCGAACGCTTCGGCCCGCTGGTCAAGAACGGCCAGGTCGTCGACATCTGGAACGCGGACGGCGGCACGGCCACCGAACAGGCGTACAAGAACGTGCCGTTCTATCTCACCGACGCGGGCTACGGCGTCTTCGTCGACCACCCGGGCAAGGTGTCCTTCGAGGTCGCCTCGGAGGTGGTGTCGAGGGTCCAGTTCAGCGCGGAGACCCAGCAGCTCACGTACTACGTCATCTACGGCCCCACCCCGAAGGACATCCTCCGCAAGTACACGGCCCTCACCGGCCGCCCGGCCCTGCCGCCCGCCTGGTCGTTCGGCCTGTGGCTGTCGACGTCCTTCACCACCTCCTACGACGAGGAGACGGTGACCTCGTTCATCGAGGGCATGCGGGAGCGCCGGCTGCCGCTGTCCGTCTTCCACTTCGACTGCTTCTGGATGCGCGAGTTCCAGTGGTGCGACTTCGCGTGGGACACCCGGGTCTTCCCCGACCCGGAGGGCATGCTGGCCCGCCTCAAACGCCGGGGCCTCAGAATCAGCGTCTGGATCAACCCGTACATCGCCCAGCGCTCCCCGCTCTTCGCGGAGGGCAAGGCCCTCGGCCACCTCCTGCGCCGGCCGGACGGCAGCGTCTGGCAGTGGGACCTGTGGCAGCCCGGCATGGCGCTGGTGGACTTCACCAACCCGGCGGCCCGCGAGTGGTACGCCTCGAAGCTGGAGGCGCTGCTCGCCCAGGGCGTCGACTGCTTCAAGACCGACTTCGGCGAGCGGGTGCCCCTGGACGTGGTCTGGTCCGACGGCTCGGACCCGGAGCGGATGCACAACTACTACACCCAGCTCTACAACCGCACCGTCTTCGACGTCCTGCGCAAACACCGGGGCGAGGGCGAGGCGGTCCTCTTCGCCCGCTCGGCGACGGTCGGCGGCCAGCGCTTCCCCGTCCACTGGGGCGGCGACTGCGAGTCCACGTACGAGTCGATGGCCGAGTCCCTGCGCGGTGGCCTGTCGCTCGGCCTGTCGGGCTTCGGCTACTGGAGCCACGACATCGGCGGCTTCGAGGGCACCCCCTCACCGGCCCTGTTCAAACGGTGGATCGCCTTCGGCCTGCTCTCCTCCCACAGCCGGCTGCACGGCTCGTCGTCGTACCGGGTCCCCTGGCTCTTCGACGACGAATCGGTCGACGTGCTCCGCGAGTTCACCCAGCTCAAGCTCAGCCTCATGCCCTACCTCCACGAAGCGGCGCGCACCGCCCACACCGAGGGGGTGCCGATGATGCGGGCGATGGTGCTGGAGTTCCCGGACGACCCGGGCTGCGCGCATCTGGAACGCCAGTACATGCTCGGCCCCGACCTCCTCGTGGCCCCCGTCTTCAGCGACGAGGGCGACGTCACGTACTACGTCCCCAAGGGCACCTGGACCCGCTTCCCCGACGGCGGCACGGTCACCGGCCCCCGCTGGGTCCGCGAACGCCACGACTTCCTCAGCGTGCCCCTCCTGGTCCGTCCGGGCGCGGTCGTCCCGGTCGGCGCGACGGTGGACCGCCCGGACTACGACCACGCCGACGGGGTCACCCTGCGCGCGTACGGCCTCGACCACGGCGACCGGGTGACGGTCCCGGTGGGCGGGGTGACGTTCACCGTCGTCCGGGAGGGGAACGTGCTGCGGGCGTCCTGCGCCGATCCGAGGGCGCCCTGGGGGCTGGCGGCGCACGGGCGCGAGGTCCGGGCGGAGGCGGGCACGGGGTTCCTGACGATGGATCTGGACGGGGAGTCCGCTCCCCCGGGAACGAGGACGAGGTGA
- a CDS encoding LacI family DNA-binding transcriptional regulator yields MTVKITDVARHAGVSPSTVSYALSGKRPISAETRARVEASIRELGYRPHAGARALASSKSKVLAMVVPLRAGIHVPVVMRFAVSAVTAARAHDHDVLLLTQEEGEEGLLRVADSALVDALIVMDVQLHDPRLPLLRTLDRPSVLIGFPADPSGLTCIDLDFRTAGELCVEHLAGLGHRVVGLIGSPPEVYVRQTSFAQRVVQGFTSAATRNGMASTVHPCEATPAAARAVAERLLREQPALTGVVIHNEAVLEPLVDAFEHLGLRIPTDLSITALCPDDVAAGLPVPVTSIAIPAAEVGEQAVALLMRKLSGTPVPEATLLPPRLTVRASTARRVTA; encoded by the coding sequence GTGACCGTGAAGATCACGGACGTGGCCCGGCACGCGGGCGTCTCCCCGAGCACCGTGTCGTACGCGCTGAGCGGCAAGCGCCCGATCTCGGCGGAGACCCGGGCACGGGTCGAGGCGTCCATCCGCGAGCTCGGCTACCGCCCGCACGCGGGTGCCCGCGCCCTGGCCAGCAGCAAGTCGAAGGTGCTGGCGATGGTGGTGCCGTTACGGGCCGGGATCCATGTGCCGGTGGTCATGCGGTTCGCCGTCTCGGCGGTCACGGCGGCCCGCGCACACGACCACGACGTCCTGCTGTTGACGCAGGAGGAGGGCGAGGAGGGCCTGCTGCGGGTGGCGGACTCGGCCCTGGTGGACGCGTTGATCGTGATGGACGTCCAACTCCACGACCCGCGGCTGCCGTTGCTGCGCACGCTGGACCGCCCCTCGGTCCTGATCGGCTTTCCCGCCGACCCCTCCGGTCTGACCTGCATCGACCTGGACTTCAGGACGGCGGGCGAACTCTGCGTGGAGCATCTGGCCGGTCTGGGCCATCGCGTGGTCGGCCTGATCGGCTCCCCGCCCGAGGTCTACGTCCGCCAGACGTCGTTCGCGCAGCGTGTCGTCCAGGGCTTCACCTCGGCCGCCACCCGCAACGGCATGGCCTCCACGGTCCACCCCTGCGAGGCGACCCCGGCGGCGGCCCGCGCGGTCGCGGAACGCCTCCTGCGCGAACAACCGGCCCTCACTGGCGTGGTGATCCACAACGAGGCGGTCCTGGAACCGCTGGTCGACGCGTTCGAGCACCTCGGCCTGCGGATCCCCACCGACCTCTCGATCACGGCGCTCTGCCCGGACGACGTCGCCGCGGGCCTCCCCGTGCCCGTCACCTCGATCGCCATCCCGGCGGCGGAGGTGGGCGAGCAGGCGGTGGCCCTGCTGATGCGGAAGCTCTCCGGCACGCCCGTTCCCGAGGCCACCCTGCTCCCGCCCCGGCTGACCGTCCGGGCGAGCACGGCCCGCCGGGTGACCGCCT